One genomic segment of Helianthus annuus cultivar XRQ/B chromosome 14, HanXRQr2.0-SUNRISE, whole genome shotgun sequence includes these proteins:
- the LOC110887032 gene encoding two-component response regulator ORR26-like — protein MSDQEDDAFVLDVLKSGAFLVLETPLTTDALKRVRQDIIRKRLHKLGKCEKNITHKTATPEIEFSKWKYIEENLTQVGPSNFDNKLVSESSDNGNDGLKKKFSIEWTPELCEKFDNVLIQLGEGRCHPSEIHKLMNVPGLTKRQVSSHLQFLIVIFFAMQQEFY, from the exons ATGTCTGATCAAGAGGATGATGCATTTGTACTGGATGTACTTAAGAGTGGTGCTTTTCTTGTCCTCGAAACACCACTTACAACAGATGCATTAAAGCGTGTACGTCAAGACATAATCCGCAAAAGACTGCATAAGCTTGGAAAATGTGAAAAGAACATAACTCATAAGACTGCGACACCAGAAATAGAGTTTAGTAAATGGAAATATATTGAAGAAAATTTGACACAAGTTGGCCCAAGTAACTTTGACAATAAACTTGTCTCAGAATCCTCAGATAATGGCAATGATGGTTTGAAGAAGAAGTTCAGCATTGAGTGGACACCAGAACTTTGTGAGAAGTTCGATAATGTTCTaattcagcttggagaaggaa GATGTCATCCAAGTGAGATACATAAGCTTATGAATGTCCCTGGTCTTACAAAAAGGCAGGTTTCCAGTCATCTTCAG TTTCTGATTGTTATTTTCTTTGCTATGCAACAAGAATTCTATTGA